The proteins below are encoded in one region of Stigmatopora argus isolate UIUO_Sarg chromosome 2, RoL_Sarg_1.0, whole genome shotgun sequence:
- the ccnb2 gene encoding LOW QUALITY PROTEIN: G2/mitotic-specific cyclin-B2 (The sequence of the model RefSeq protein was modified relative to this genomic sequence to represent the inferred CDS: substituted 1 base at 1 genomic stop codon), protein MAFMEVRNNVPVAENPQTMSKLPAVVTRRPALVELTNVGAPGVNTKRRVQGKAPGILKAQALNPVQVQAPADLLPLRPETSADLSMKEEEVAQMCQAFSNTLLQVEDVDKEDGDLPQLCSEFVKDIXRYLHQLEIEQAVRANYMEGYEITGRMRALLVDWMVQVHSRFQLLQETLYLSVAVLDRFLQVQPVSRRKLQLAGVTAMLVASKYEETYPVAVHDFAHITDNAFTTAQILEMEQLILRSLNFRLGRPLPLHFLRRASKVANSDIERHTLAKYLMELTLTDYEMVHYHPSEIAAAALCLTQRLLNDMPWSATQEHYSTYSEAHLKPIISLMAKNVEMVNCGKTKFQAVKKKYSSSKLLKISLIPQLKSPLISNMATAAQNAH, encoded by the exons ATGGCGTTCATGGAAGTCCGTAATAAT GTCCCAGTTGCGGAAAACCCACAAACGATGAGTAAACTACCTGCAGTTGTGACGAGGCGACCTGCGCTTGTCGAACTAACTAACGTGGGTGCCCCAGGAGTCAACACAAAG AGAAGGGTACAAGGCAAAGCACCTGGAATCCTGAAAGCTCAAGCCCTCAATCCAGTTCAGGTTCAAGCACCAGCAGATCTACTTCCTTTGAGGCCTGAGACATCTGCTGATTTGTCCATGAAGGAGGAAGAGGTGGCACAAATGTGCCAGGCTTTCTCCAACACACTGCTCCAAGTGGAGGATGTCGATAAGGAGGATGGTGACTTACCTCAGCTGTGCTCAGAGTTTGTTAAAGATATCTAAAGGTATCTTCACCAGCTGGAG ATCGAGCAGGCTGTACGTGCTAACTACATGGAGGGGTATGAAATCACAGGGCGCATGCGAGCGCTTCTTGTCGACTGGATGGTCCAGGTTCATTCTAGGTTTCAGCTCCTTCAAGAGACTTTGTATCTCTCTGTTGCAGTCCTCGATCGGTTTCTCCAG GTCCAGCCAGTTTCCCGCAGGAAGCTGCAGCTTGCCGGCGTGACTGCCATGTTGGTTGCCTCCAAGTATGAGGAGACGTATCCTGTGGCAGTGCATGACTTTGCACATATCACCGACAACGCGTTCACCACGGCTCAGATTTTGGAGATGGAGCAACTGATTCTGAGGAGCCTCAACTTTCGGCTCGGACGTCCTCTTCCGTTGCATTTCCTTAGAAGAGCTTCAAAAGTGGCGAAT TCGGACATTGAAAGGCACACGTTGGCCAAATATCTGATGGAGTTGACACTCACTGACTATGAAATGGTGCACTATCACCCTTCTGAGATCGCCGCTGCAGCCCTGTGCCTCACTCAGCGGCTGCTCAATGACATGCCGTGG TCAGCCACACAGGAGCACTACTCGACGTATAGCGAGGCCCACCTGAAGCCCATCATCTCGCTCATggccaaaaatgttgaaatggtgAATTGCGGGAAAACCAAGTTCCAG GCTGTCAAGAAAAAGTACTCAAGCAGCAAGCTGTTAAAGATCAGCCTAATTCCTCAGCTGAAGTCACCGCTCATCAGCAACATGGCAACTGCTGCTCAAAACGCTCATTGA